A region from the Helcococcus ovis genome encodes:
- a CDS encoding transposase, with protein sequence MQLKRRTNVIGIFPNTNSLIRLMGSILIEEYDKWSEKKYRNYYMPSIIELRKKTN encoded by the coding sequence ATTCAGCTTAAAAGAAGAACAAATGTAATTGGAATATTTCCAAATACAAATTCGCTAATTAGATTAATGGGAAGTATATTAATTGAGGAATACGATAAATGGTCAGAAAAGAAATATAGAAATTACTATATGCCATCAATTATTGAACTAAGAAAAAAAACAAACTGA
- a CDS encoding aldose epimerase family protein codes for MSDIKKYTIKNDRLKLTVLNIGASIYELQYKNVNCVLSYENIEQYIENPICLGAMVGRVAGRISNAKFELNGKIYQLDNNENDYSIHGGYINLTKKYWDLVEISEKDVNPYIILKTKLNDGDSGYPGNIDIKVKYIIVNATLRIEIFAVSDKDTIVNITNHAYFNLNADKTKSIKNHELRINSDKFLAAADNCVPISIEDAKNTDFDLLTPKSLSILDNLTHVQTLKFGGYDHTFILNGNLPYVTLKNKSQNISMEVYTSYPSVVVYSGNAIGNNINMIGSKSFNHQGICFEAQYEPDFINKDFLPNYILRKDEEFMNVIEFKFN; via the coding sequence ATGTCAGATATAAAAAAATATACTATAAAAAATGACAGACTAAAATTAACAGTTTTAAATATTGGAGCGAGTATTTACGAATTACAATATAAAAATGTAAATTGTGTTTTAAGCTATGAAAATATAGAGCAATATATTGAAAATCCAATATGTTTAGGAGCTATGGTTGGTAGAGTTGCAGGAAGAATTTCAAATGCAAAATTTGAACTTAATGGAAAAATATATCAATTAGACAATAATGAGAATGATTACAGCATTCATGGTGGCTATATTAATTTAACTAAAAAGTATTGGGATTTAGTAGAAATTAGCGAAAAAGATGTAAATCCATACATTATCTTAAAAACAAAACTTAATGATGGAGACTCTGGATATCCCGGAAATATTGATATAAAAGTAAAATACATTATAGTCAATGCAACACTTAGAATAGAAATATTTGCAGTATCAGATAAGGATACAATAGTAAATATCACAAATCATGCATATTTCAATTTAAATGCAGATAAAACCAAGAGTATAAAAAATCATGAATTACGAATAAATTCAGATAAATTCTTAGCTGCTGCTGATAATTGTGTACCAATTTCAATAGAAGATGCAAAAAACACAGACTTTGATTTATTAACACCAAAATCCTTAAGTATTTTAGATAATTTAACCCATGTACAAACATTGAAATTTGGTGGATATGACCATACATTTATATTAAATGGAAATCTTCCATATGTTACCTTAAAAAATAAATCTCAAAATATTTCCATGGAAGTATACACATCATATCCTTCAGTAGTAGTATATTCTGGAAATGCAATAGGAAATAACATTAATATGATTGGCTCAAAATCCTTTAATCATCAAGGAATTTGTTTCGAAGCACAATACGAACCGGATTTTATAAATAAAGACTTTTTACCAAATTACATCTTAAGAAAAGATGAAGAATTTATGAATGTGATTGAGTTTAAATTTAATTAA
- a CDS encoding metallophosphoesterase family protein, producing MKVLIVSDTHYRVDAFISELDKHKDAELIIHLGDMVDDAIYIKNHTDIPVEMVRGNNDYNAIYVPYHNLIRLKGHRILLTHGHLEKVYFGNTHLIYKAKECEADIVMYGHTHIFNNEVIDGITIINPGSAGYDRGGEYESYVVMNIDEENVEFERVKL from the coding sequence ATGAAAGTTTTAATTGTTTCGGATACTCATTATAGAGTAGATGCGTTTATAAGTGAACTTGATAAACATAAAGATGCTGAACTAATAATTCATTTGGGTGATATGGTCGATGATGCGATATATATTAAAAATCATACAGATATACCTGTTGAAATGGTTAGAGGTAATAACGATTATAATGCAATATATGTTCCTTATCATAATTTAATAAGATTAAAAGGTCATAGAATTCTTTTAACTCATGGCCATCTTGAAAAAGTTTATTTTGGAAATACACATTTGATATATAAAGCAAAAGAATGTGAAGCGGATATAGTAATGTATGGGCATACTCATATATTTAATAATGAAGTTATAGATGGAATAACAATTATAAATCCGGGTTCAGCAGGATATGATAGAGGTGGAGAATATGAATCATATGTTGTGATGAATATTGATGAAGAAAATGTAGAATTTGAAAGAGTAAAATTATAA
- the rdgB gene encoding RdgB/HAM1 family non-canonical purine NTP pyrophosphatase — protein sequence MRLILSSSNKDKIKEIKKIIGHNHELLLKSDLDLEDFDVEETGKTLRENAYIKAKALFDLTHENVIADDTGLFVEALGGKPGVFTARFAGENATYDDNNEKMLKELSHLENLNDRRAYFMTIICLITRDGKVHYVEGKLDGFISPEKRGDNKFGYNPIFIVKDFNRTLAQMSDEERTSINHRRRAIENLKFILEELEA from the coding sequence AATCGGACACAATCATGAACTTCTTTTGAAGTCAGACCTTGATTTAGAAGATTTTGATGTTGAAGAAACAGGGAAAACTTTAAGAGAAAATGCTTATATCAAAGCAAAGGCTTTATTTGATTTAACTCATGAAAATGTAATAGCTGATGATACAGGATTATTTGTAGAAGCTTTAGGTGGCAAGCCGGGAGTTTTTACAGCAAGATTTGCAGGTGAAAATGCAACTTATGATGATAATAATGAAAAAATGCTTAAAGAATTAAGTCATTTGGAAAATTTAAATGACAGAAGAGCATATTTCATGACAATCATTTGTTTAATAACAAGAGATGGAAAAGTTCACTATGTTGAGGGTAAATTAGATGGATTCATTTCTCCTGAAAAAAGAGGGGATAATAAATTTGGATATAATCCAATATTCATTGTAAAAGATTTCAATAGAACTTTAGCACAAATGAGTGATGAGGAGAGAACATCTATAAATCACAGAAGACGAGCTATTGAGAATCTTAAATTTATCCTTGAAGAATTGGAAGCATGA